The Centroberyx gerrardi isolate f3 chromosome 12, fCenGer3.hap1.cur.20231027, whole genome shotgun sequence genome has a window encoding:
- the LOC139914176 gene encoding V-type proton ATPase subunit C 1-A-like: MTEFWLISAPGEKTCQQTWDKMMVATTRTNNLSTNHKFNIPDLKVGTLDVLVGLSDELAKLDSFVESVVKKVAQYMADVLEDSRDKVQENLLANGVDLVTYITRFQWDMAKYPIKQSLKNISEIISKQVTQIDNDLKARASAYNNLKGNLQNLERKNAGSLLTRSLADIVKKEDFVLDSEYLITMLVVVPKTAYADWQKTYETLAEMVVPRSTNLLFEDNDSGLFSVTLFRKAIDDFRHHARENKFTVRDFQYNEEEMKADKEEMTRLSTDKKKQFGPLVRWLKVNFSEAFIAWIHIKALRVFVESVLRYGLPVNFQAMLLQPNKKTMKKLREVLNDLYKHLDSSAAAIIDSAMDIPGLNLSQQEYYPYVYYKIDCNLLDFKV, from the exons ATGACAGAGTTTTGGTTGATCTCTGCGCCTGGAGAGAAGACTTGCCAGCAAACATGGGACAAAATGATGGTGGCCACCACGCGTACCAACAACCTCTCCACCAACCACAAGTTCAACATACCAGACCTCAAG GTGGGGACACTAGATGTCTTGGTGGGACTGTCTGATGAACTGGCCAAACTAGACTCCTTTGTTGAAAG TGTGGTGAAGAAGGTGGCTCAGTACATGGCCGACGTGCTGGAGGACAGCCGAGACAAAGTACAGGAGAACCTGCTGGCCAACGGAG tTGATCTTGTCACCTACATCACAAGGTTTCAATGGGACATGGCAAAATATCCCATCAAACAATCGCTTAAAAACATCTCTGAAATCATCTCAAAG CAAGTAACCCAGATTGACAATGACCTGAAGGCCAGAGCATCAGCTTACAACAACCTGAAGGGAAACCTGCAGAACCTAGAGAGGAAGAATGC GGGGAGCCTGCTGACCAGGAGCCTGGCAGACATTGTGAAGAAGGAAGACTTCGTACTTGACTCAGAGTACCTTATCACTATGCTGGTAGTTGTGCCAAA GACAGCATACGCTGACTGGCAGAAAACATATGAAACGCTGGCTGAGATGGTGGTGCCTCGATCCACAAA TCTGCTGTTTGAAGACAATGATAGTGGACTGTTCAGCGTGACCCTGTTCAGGAAGGCCATCGATGACTTCAGACACCATGCCAGAGAGAACAA GTTCACAGTGAGAGACTTCCAGTACaatgaagaggagatgaaggcagACAAAGAGGAGATGACTCGCCTCTCCACTGATAAGAAGAAGCAGTTT GGCCCGCTTGTCCGATGGCTGAAAGTGAACTTCAGTGAAGCCTTCATAGCATGGATCCACATCAAAGCACTAAGGGTCTTTGTGGAGTCTGTTTTAAG ATATGGCCTGCCAGTGAACTTCCAGGCGATGCTCCTGCAGCCCAACAAGAAGACCATGAAGAAGCTGAGGGAGGTGCTCAACGATCTGTACAAACATCTGGACAGCAGCGCGGCAGCCATCATCGAC TCGGCGATGGACATCCCAGGCTTAAACCTGAGTCAGCAGGAGTATTATCCTTACGTCTACTACAAGATCGACTGCAACTTGCTGGACTTCAAAGTGTAA